DNA from Paludisphaera mucosa:
GACCGGAGGGGCCAGCCGCAGCATCGCCAGCGCCCACGCAAGCACCCCCCAGGCGTACACCCAGCGAGGCCAGTAGCCGAAGGGCTCGCGATCGATCCAGGGGAGCTGGCGGGCGATCATCAGGCCCAGCGCGACCGCCGTCAGGCCGAGGACTCCGTTCGTTCGCGCGTCGGCCGCTAACGTCCGGAGATTCCAGGGACGAGCCGCAAGAGCGACGATCGCCGCGAGGGTCATAGCGCAGACGGCCAGCGCCGCGCGCTGGGCGGAGGGCGCGCGGGAGTCGAAGATCGTCCTCCAGCCCAGTCCGTACCAGCCGTCCAGGAGCGGGCCGGGAGTCGCGGCGTGCCAGAAGGCCGCCATCGAGAGGGCGAGCGCCGCGTGGCGCAGGCGGCGCCGCGGCTGGCGACAGCATCCCCACGCGGCGAGCACCAGGGCCGCCGACGAGATGTAGACGGCGATGCAGTCGATGGTGTCGCCGGCCTCGGCCAGGCGATACGCGGCCGGCGGATACGCGCTGTAGGTCTGGCGCGCGACCCGCGGGAACTCGGGGTCGACGTCGTGTTCGAACACGAGGATCGACCAGGCCGCCGGGATCAGGGCGACCCCCAGCGCGACCCAGGGCCAGATTCCTCGCCGCGCGGGCAAGCCTTGCAGATCGGTCAACTCTCGTCGCCCCTTCCCTGGCTCTCGTCGAGGCCCCGCGCGAGAGGTGCGCAGGATCGCCCGCCGGACGAGGGCCGATGATCCCGATCCCGGCGATTTCGTCAAGCCGCCTGACGATCCGACGGGGGCGTCGCCCGCAGGGCGTGCTCGGCGAACTGTTCGGATTCGACACGACCCCGACCCGTCCGCACGCCGATCCGGACCAGGAGCCGCCGCCGCATCTCGCGGAGCGGCCGCGCGATCAGCCGATGCGCCCGGATCCACCAGGGCCGCCGCGTCGTCAGCCCGCCTTCGCCGAAGCCGCATTGATCGGGGCGGCACCGCGACCAGTGCTTCTGGAGGTGGTACTCGTCGCTCCCCGACAGGATCGGGAAGATCGGTCGCAGCGGCAGCCAGCGGGGCCAGGCCACGCTGATCTGGAAGTCGAACAGGCAGGGCTCGCCCTTCGCGTCGACGAGAACGTTTTCGCGCTTGTGGAGGTCGACGTAGACGATCCGTCGGCCGTGCATGGCCCTCAGGAGCGTCTGGAGCGCCGGGAAGAAGCGGTCGTCGACGGCCTCGCGATCGCCCAGGGGATGCCCTTCCAGATAGGCCCGGGCGACCCCGTTGCGCTGGAGGACCCCGTCGCGCGAGACCGGCCCCGACAGCTCGGGGATGCCGGGCAGGTCCGCCAGGGCTCGCAGCATCCGGGCCTCGCGACGGGCCGTCATCAGGCCGATCCACCCCAGGGGGACGCCGAAGGCTGACGCCTTGCGATGGAGCTTGACGACCTTTCGATGGCCGTCGGAATCGGCGTACATCGCGGTCGCCGCCCACGAGTCGTGCTTGAAAATCTCGACGAGCCGGTGCTCGCGGCCGCCGACCTCCAGCCGCTGCGGGGGCGCGTCGTCGCCCAGGGCCCTCAGCCATCGGGGCCGCGGGCGGGGCTGGGTGGTCGGATCGAGCGGCTCTGCATTCGTCCTTGACATGCCGGCTGGCTTCCCTGCTTCGTCGTCTCCGCAAGCGAGATCTCGACGCACGCACGATTCTTCTTCGACCGTCCGCGGCGATTCCGTGAACTTCCTCGCCCGGCGGACGGCTTGGAACACCTTCATCCCTCAATTCCGGGTTTTCGGCAAGATCGAGAATCCGCGAAGCCGGGCGACTGGCGCGCGAAAAACCGCCGGAGGGAAGGCCCTCCGGCGGTTCGACGTCAATCGGATTGGCCTGGCGAAGACCGGCAGGGGCTCAGGGCGTGGGGGCAGGCTTCTCAGCCGGGGCCACGACCGGCGGGGCGTCGCCCGTGGTCTTGACCTTCTCTTCGGTCGTGACCGTCGTCGACCCGTTCGGGCCCTTGGCGGTGGTCTCGCTGGTGACGCTGGAGGTCTCGCCGCAGCCGATCGCGAACAGCGACGCGGACAGCAGGCCGGCGAACGCCAGGTAGTTGAGTGACTTCTTCATGGCTCGATTTCCACTCCACCTCGTGGGATTCAGCAACCCGCGACCTCGCTCGAGGCCATCACGGCGGCCGCCGATGTCGGATAGGGTATCGCAAGAGCCATGCCCAAAGCTCTCGAATAAGCCCGCCGGCTCGGAATTCCTTCGTTTTGGCTCCGAAACCATCCCGGTGCGACGGACCGGTCGGCCCGATCGGCCTTTCGGTGCTCGTCGATGGGCAGCGTCCTTCCCGGCGAGGATCACCCGACGCCTCGACTCCGAATTCGCTTCGAACGACGACTGGCGGGCGCGCGCCGACGTGGCATAGACTCGATAGCCGTCGGTGGGGTCCCGTCGATCGGGCGATCGCTCGCCCAGACCGCGGCGGCCAGCCGACTTCGAGGGCGTTGGGAACATGACCGGCGACGGCGATGAACGAGACGGCGTCCACGAGTACGACCCGATACGCCGCGTCAGGTCGGACAGGTTGCTGTCGGTCTTGCAGCCTTACAAGCGGGTCGTCGCCGTCTCGCACGTGAACCCGGATCCGGACTCGCTCGCGAGCATGCTGGGGATTCGCGAGCTGATCCTGAAGTGCCAGCCGGGCAAGCCGGTGATCATGACCGTCGACGGCATGATCGCGCGGGCCGAGAACCGCGCGATGGTCGAGTTGATCCCGATCGACCTGGTCCCCGTCAAGTCGGTGGTCGTCGACCGCGAGACGGCCGTGGTCATGGTCGACACCCAGCCCCACACCGGGCGTCGCAGCAGCGAGAGCGCCACGCCGCAGGTGGTCATCGACCACCACGAGACCGGCGGCGACCTCGAAGGCGTGCTCTTCCACGACATCCGCACGCAGATGGGGGCGTCGAGCACGATCGTCACCGGCTATCTGCTCGAACAGAAAGTCGTGGTTTCTCCTCAACTTGCGACGGCCCTTCTGTACGGCATCGATTCCGAGACCACCGGCTACCCCCGCGAGGCCTGCTCTCTCGACGACGGCGCGCTGGTCTGGCTCTTCCCCAGGGCGGACAAGGAGTTGCTCGCGCGCATCCGCAATCCCAAGCTCCCGCAGAGCCATTTCGCGACCTTCCAAAGGGCCCTGGCGAACGCCTTCCTCTACCGCGACCTGATCGTCGCCTGGTGCGGCGAGGTCTCGCAGCCCGACATCGTCGCCGAGGTCGCCGACTTTTTCATCCGCTTCGACCAGGTCAACTGGGTCCTGGCCGTCGGACTCCACGACGGGGCCCTCAAGCTCTCCCTCCGCGCCAGCGAGCTGGGCCGTCAGGCCGGCGAGATCCTCCGCGACGTCGTCGACGGCACGGGCAACGCCGGCGGCCACGACAAGCGGGCGGGCGGGCTGGTCACGCTGGCCGATCCCAGCCCCAAGGGCATCGACCAGGCGCTGACGCAACTTCGACGTCGACTCCTCGCACATCTGGAGATCGACGAGCATCAGGGCCGGCGGCTGCTCAACGACTTCTCACGCATCCCCGCCCCCTGAAATCGGCCCGGCCAATCGGAATCGCATCGGCCCGGCTCCGCGCAGACGCATCCACGCCGGCATGCGCATTCATGAGGAACCCATCATCTTTGTGTTCGCTTGCCCACTGGGCTGCGTTATACTCATGGAGCGACCGCAATCCCCGAGTCGTTAGGCTTCGTCGCAAGGTCGTCCGACGGTCCCAGACGTCGCGAAACCAAGCGTGCGAGGAGCCAGGCTCGGTCGCAGCCGTTGATCGAATGTTTGAATCGGCCACCTGTTGCGTCGAATTCTGAACTGTGTATAAAGGTCTTTCGAGGAGCGTGGAAACGGTGGCCGCGGGGTGCCGACGAGCGACCTCATCCACCCAT
Protein-coding regions in this window:
- a CDS encoding DHH family phosphoesterase — encoded protein: MTGDGDERDGVHEYDPIRRVRSDRLLSVLQPYKRVVAVSHVNPDPDSLASMLGIRELILKCQPGKPVIMTVDGMIARAENRAMVELIPIDLVPVKSVVVDRETAVVMVDTQPHTGRRSSESATPQVVIDHHETGGDLEGVLFHDIRTQMGASSTIVTGYLLEQKVVVSPQLATALLYGIDSETTGYPREACSLDDGALVWLFPRADKELLARIRNPKLPQSHFATFQRALANAFLYRDLIVAWCGEVSQPDIVAEVADFFIRFDQVNWVLAVGLHDGALKLSLRASELGRQAGEILRDVVDGTGNAGGHDKRAGGLVTLADPSPKGIDQALTQLRRRLLAHLEIDEHQGRRLLNDFSRIPAP